The region ATACCTGTGTTTGTACTTTAGCTTCACCCCCTTGGGAACGGCACCTGCAGGAAGGAAACCTGCAACGTCGTTGGGCAGGTAAACCCAAACGCCCTTTCTATCTTCTTTAACCACTTCCCCTTCAACAACCTGACCGGGAGAGAAGAGCTCCTCTATCCGCTCCCACGGGTCGGGGCGGGTCTCCTTAAGAGAGAGAACGAGCCTTTCTTTATCTCTCTCAATCTTCTTTATCTTCACCTTTATTTTGTCGCCTATCTGGGCAACGTCGAAGGGCGTTTTAAGCCCGCTCCAGGAGATATCACTCTTGTGAACGAGGCCGTCTACCCCGTCTACGTCAACGAAGATACCGAAATCCACTATGTTCTTAACGGTGCCCTCTACTATTTCGCCCTCTTTAAGCCTTTTGAGGGTCTCTTTACGCTTCTTGGCCCTCTCCTCCTCAAGGAGCTTCCTCCTCGAGATTACAACGCTCCTTCGCTTTCTATCCACCGAGAGAACTTTGGCCTCTATCTCCCTGTCGAGCCACTGGTCGGGGTGAACAACGGGCATTATGTCAACCTGCGACATGGGCAGGAAAACGGTTATACCCTCTTTGAGCCTTACTTTGTAGCCACCTCTGACCTTCTGCTTTATGACACCCCGAACGACACCCCTTTCCTCTATCTCGTTGGCTATCCGCTCCCACTCCTTAATGGAGCGGGCGCAGTTCACCGAGAGGAGAGCGTAACCTTCTTCGGTTTCGGGCTCCACAACGCAAACGTCTATTTTGTCGCCCACTTTCGGCTTGTAGCCGAGCTCCTTAACAGGAACCACCCCCTCTGACTTCCAGCCGAAGTCAACGAAAACTTCCCGGTCGGTGACTTTAACCACCGTTCCGGTTATAACCTCCTGGTTGAGCTTCTTAAAGCTCTCCTCCAGCAGTTTGGCAAACTCCCCTTCCACTTAGCACTCCCCCTTTACCAAGGTCTTTAACGAACTGAACGACTTCATCTATAACCCAAGCAGGTGTAGAGGCACCTGCGGTTATACCAACGCTCTTTGCACCTTCAAACCACGCCGGGTCGATTTCGTCCTTGGACTCAACGTGGTAACTGCGGGGGTTAACGGATTTTGATATCTGGTAGAGTTTTGTTGTGTTTGAGCTGTTTTTTCCTCCGATTATCAGCATTACATCCACCTGGCCGGCCAGCTTGCGGGTCTCTCTCTGCCTGATAGAGGTGGCACTACATATTGTATTATAAACTTTGAGTTCTTTAACTTTCAGGGCAAGAAGGGATATCGCCTCCTTGAAGAAGTTCAGGTTCAGGGTTGTTTGACACACTACCCCTAAACGGGGCATCTTGGGCAGTGCCTCAACCTCCTCAACGGTGCTTGCGATAATCGGCTCCTTCAGGTGGCCGGCTATTCCGATAACTTCGGGGTGTTTGGGGTTTCCAAGGATTAAAACGGGATACCCTTCCCTTTCGAGCTTCATCGCCTTTTCGTGAACGTCTTTAACAAAGGGACAGGTGGCATCTACAACCCGGGCCCCTCTGCCCTTAAGGAACTCTATAACGCTGGGGGCAACGCCGTGGGAGCGGATAACAACGGTATCGCCCTTTTTAACGGCGTCCATATCCTCTATAAAGTCCATACCGAGTTTACGGAGCCTCTCTATCTCCCGCCTGTTGTGGATGAGCTCGCCGAGGCAGTAGGCCCTGCCGTCTTTCTCAAGGGCCTCAACGGCCATGTTAACCGCCCTCTTTACACCCCAGCAGAAACCTGCACTCTTAGCTACTTTTATCTCCATTTTGAAGCTCCTTTATCCGTTCCATCATCAGGTTGGCTGCCCTCTGGTAGTTCTCCTTACTATCCTCTAAATCTATGGTAAAGGGCCTACCGAACCTAATGGTAACTTTCGGCCACCCCGTAACAAGCCCCTCTTTACCTATCAGCTTCTCGCTCCCCTCAATCAGACACGGAACTATCGGAACCCGGGCCTTGAGCGCAACCATTCCGGCCCCCCACTTGGGCCTTACAAACCTCCCGGCAGGGGCACGCTGCCCTTCGGGGAATATGCAGACAAGCTCCCCCTTTTCCAGAACTTCAAGGGCCGTTTTAAGGGCGGTAAGGTCGGCCCTACCCCTTTTCACGGGGAAAGCGTTACCCCAGTGCTTTATTAGGGTGGAGAGAACGGGGGTTGTAAAAAGCTCCGACTTCGCCATGAAGAAAACGGGCCTCTTTTTAACCGCATAGGCCACAAGCGGAGGGTCGAGGTAGCTCCTGTGGTTGGCCACAAGGAGAACCGGGCCCTCGGCAGGAACGTTCTCCCTGCCGTAAACCCTAAGGCGGCACAGGCCGGCAATGGCCCGCGCAACGGTGTTGAGCCAAACCCAGTAAGCCGTTTTCCTCTTAACCCACGGGTACCTACTTGTTAAGGCTTCCATAGGCAAATTCTAACAAAGGGAAACGGCCCAAAACCTTAGAAACAGGCGGTAAACTCAACGGCAACCGACGTAACCTCACTCTTACCGTTAAAGGCCGGCCTTGAAGCGGAGACCTCCGAAACCTCCAGCCTGATTTCCGACCAGCCGTTGAGTTTAAAAGTGGGGGTTACGGTAACGGAGACCGCCCTGCCGCCGCTCAAGCCGTATATGTTCGAGCCGGCCTCTTCGTTAACAACCTCGAAGCGAACGGGCAGGCTGAAAGCTCCCCCGGAGGCGGTAAGGTAAAGGGCAACCCCTTCACCCCTTTTGGAGGGTGAGTCTACAAGCCACTGGTAGTCGGCGTTCAGCGTAACCGAAAAACCTCCGGAAAGGGGAAGGGTGTAAACGGCGTCGAGCATCCTCTTGTAACCGTTAACACTAAAGTAGTTAAGGCCGAGTTCCCCTCGGGAAAGGTTAAATCCCACACCGGCACCGAAAGCCCTGCTGTCGCTGCTGCCGAGCCCCTTGCCCCAGTCGTACTCGGTGTAAAGGTTTAAACGGCCCTCCTCCTTTGAAAGGCGCACACCTTTATAGATAAAGGGCTGGGCTCTCCACAGAAGGCCGAACTGGACGTTGGGGTTTGAGTAGGTGGCGGGAAGCTCGGCACCTACGTTTGTAGTAAGCTCCCCTACAGAGAGCTCAAAACCGCCGGGAGCAGGTATCTTTAAATACCCCCATAAAAGGCCGAAGCGGCTGCCTCCGCCGTTTGTTGCAAAGTTTGCGCCGTTCTTTAAGGGGTCACCTGCAACCGTGGGCAGAAGTAACGAGCCTACGGCAACGTTGAAGGCGGGTCCGGTTCCCCCCTTTAACTCCAAAAGGGCGCTGGATAGGCGGGCACCGCTGCCTGCCGAAACCCTGTTAAAGAAGCCGTAGGAGAGAGCCCCCTGAGCCGATACACCTGCAAAGGAAGGCTGTGAAAGGCAAATCACGGTTGCTAAAATTCCTAAAGCGCGCTTCACCATTTTCACCTCCTCTTCTTCTTGGGGGCCTGCGCCCCCCTTTTTTTACCTTCACCTACAGGTTAAAGCCCCTCTCGCCGTGAACGGCAGAGTCAAGGCCTTGAATTTCCTCTTCTTCTGTTACCCTTGCTCCGCCGGTGATTAGGGAACTAACGGCAAAAACGGCAGCGGTCATAACGGCAGAGTAGATAACGGTTACGAGAACCGCCTTAACCTGAGTCCACAGCAGGGGAAGGTTCCCCTCGAGAACGCCGGGCGTTCCCCCTATCACTTTTGAGGCAAATATACCGGTGGCAATCGCTCCCCAGATACCGTTGATACCGTGAACGCCAAAGGCGTCGAGGGAATCGTCGTAGCCGAGCTTCTTCTTCAGAACAAACACGCCAAACCAGCCGAGGGCACCTGCAACGAGCCCTATCGCCAGAGCTCCGCCGATTCCCACGTAACCGGCGGCAGGAGTTATTGCAACAAGGCCAGCAACGGCGCCGGAGGCTGCCCCTAAAACGGTGGGCTTTTTAAGGAAGAGCCACTCCACAAGCAGCCACGAGATTGCAGCAGCAGCAGCAGCGGTGTTTGTAACGAGCATTGCCACGGCAGCAGAGCCGTTTGCGGCAAGTGCCGAACCTGCGTTAAAGCCGAACCAGCCGAACCACAAAAGGGCCGCCCCAAGGGCCGTTAGGACCACCGACGAGGGGAAGAAGGCGCTCCTGCCGTATCCCCTGCGCTTTCCGAGCATAAGGGCCATAACGAGGCCGGCTATACCGGCGTTTATGTGAACCACCGTGCCGCCGGCAAAGTCGAGGGCTCCGTCGTGGGCGAGGAAGCCTCCTCCCCAAACCCAGTGGGCAACAGGGGCGTAAACAACAGTTGCCCAAAGAACCGAGAAGACAAGCCAGGTGGAGAACTTCAGCCTCTCTATAACCGCACCGCTCGCAAGGGCAACGGTAATCGCCGCGAAGGTTCCCTGAAAGGCAACGAAGAGGTACTCGGGTATGGTGCCAGAAAGGGAGGAGGGGGAGACCCCAGAGAGAAAGAGCTTAGTAAGCTTACCGATAATCCCGTGGAAGTCGGGGCCGAAGGCCAGCGTGTACCCCCACCCCACCCAAACGAGGGAGACAACGCAGTAGGCGAGGAAGCTCATGGCTATCGTGTTCAAAATGTTCTTACTGCGGGCCATACCCCCGTAGAAGAGGGCAAGGCCGGCGGGGGTCATAAGCATCACAAGGGCAGTGGCAACGAGCATCCAGGCTGTATCGCCGCTGTCCAGCTTGGAACCCGACGCGTAAGCAGCCGAAGGGAGCGCGGCTAAGGCAAGGGCAAAGACTAAACGCTTCATGGCATCACCTCCCAGGTGGAGCTACCTCCAGTTTAAGCACGGCCCGTGCCAAAACGGCAACATCCCCCTCAAACGTGGTAATCGGCTAAAAGTGTGACTAATTTCTGTTCTTGAGGTCCGAGCTGTGCACAAATTTTGTGCAGGAGGAGCAATGGAGGAGATATACCACCCGCCGGTACTTCTCAAAGAGTCCCTTAAAGTACTAAAGGCGGAAGAAGGAGGAGTGTTTGTAGATGCAACTTTAGGGGGAGGAGGCCACACCGAGGCTATACTGAAGGCACACCCCGAGAACAGGGTTATAGCCATAGACAGGGACGAAGAGGCGATAGAACGGGCAATGGAGAGGCTTAAACCTTACGGCGATAGAGTTTCCATCTATCACGCCAACTTCTCCCAAATAGACCGGGTTCTACAGATGGAAGGGGTCGAAAGGGTAAAGGGGGTACTCTTTGACTTGGGCGTTTCCCACTTCCACCTACGGGGCGAGAGGGGGTTTACCGTTTGGAAGGAGCAGCCCCTCGACATGCGGATGGACAGGAGCCAGAAGTTAACGGCAAAAGAGGTGGTGAACGAACTCTCCGAACGGGAGCTGGCAAGGATAATCTTCCGGTACGGCGAGGAGAAGTTCGCACGGAAAATAGCCTCGGAGATAGTAAAGAGGAGAAAGAGGAAACCCATAGAGACAACAACCGAGCTGGCCTCGATAGTGGAGGAGGTGATTCCAAAAAAGCTGTGGGCCGGAAGGAAGAAACACCCGGCGGTAAAAACCTTTCAGGCCATAAGGATATACGTTAACAGGGAGTTTGAGGAGATTGAAACCGGCATACCGAAGGCGGCAGAGTTCGTGGAGCCCGGAGGCAGACTCGCCGTAATAACGTTCCACTCCTTGGAAGACAGGCTCGTTAAGAACATATTAAGGAACCTTGAAGGGTTCACTCCCGTGACGAAGAAGCCGATAGTTCCCACGGAAGAGGAGGTGGTAGAGAACCCGGCTGCAAGGAGCGCAAAGCTGAGGGCCGCAGAGAGGGTAAGGCCCTAAGGCCTCACCCTCCTCACAAGCTTCAAAATCAAGGCCTTCTGGGTGTGAAGCCTGTTCTCGGCCTGGTCCCAAACTACGGAGCGTTCACCCTCTATAACTTCGTCTGTAACCTCTTCGCCCCTGTGGGCCGGAAGACAGTGCATAAAGAGGAAATCCGGCTTTGCCAGCTTTACAAGCTCGCCGTTTACCTGGTAGGGGGTGAAAATCCGTCGGCGCTCTTCGGCCTCGGCCTCCTGACCCATAGAGGCCCAAACGTCGGTATAGATAACGTCGGCGTCTTTAACCGCCTCTTCGGGGTCGTTGGTTACAACTATTTCTGCGCCGGTACTCTTCGCAATCTCCTTGGCGGCCTTAACGTACTTCTCAAGGGGTTCGTACCCCTTGGGGGTTGCGGCGTAAAAGCGCATTCCCATGTAGGCTGCACCCACGAGCCAGGAGTTACACATGTTGTTGCCGTCTCCCAGGTAGGCAACTTTTAGCCCCTTCAACTCTCCCTTGTACTCCCAGATGGTAAAGAGGTCGGCGAGAACCTGACAGGGATGCTCCTGGTCGGTAAGGGCGTTTATAACGGGAACCGAGGCGTAGCGGGCAAGCTCCTCCACCCTCTCCTGGCCGAAGGTCCTTATGACTATCAGGTCTACGTAGCGGGAGAGCACCCTCGCAGTATCCTTTATGGGCTCACCCCTGCCCAGCTGGGAGCCCTGAGTATCCATGTAAACGCCGTGGCCGCCGAGCTGGTAAACTCCCACTTCAAAGGAGACCCTGGTTCTGGTGGACGGCTTTTCAAATATCAGTGCGGCGGTAAAGCCCTCGAGGGGTCTGTAGAGCTCCCCCTTCTTCTGCTTCTCCTTTAGGAAGGCAGAGAGGGATATTATGTTCTCTATGAAGAGCCTGTCGGCATCGAGCATCGAGATAAAGTCTTTCATTCTTCCCTCCTGAGAGCGGCTATGAGAACCTTAACTTCGTTGTTTAGGAAGTTAATTTTACTCTCAAGCTGCTCAACTTTCGTTTCAAGGTCGGAAAGGAGGGAAGCGCTCTTTAAAAAGTCCGATTCAAGGTCTCTGAGGTGCTCCTCAAGTTCTCTTACGTAGAGGTAGAGTTTAACCGAGAAAACGAACATGGTTGCAAAGGCAAGAAGCACCAGAATCAGTAATACCTGAACCATTCCGCCAGCCTCCCCTTTTCCACTTTGTCCTTTAAGGTATCTGCCTCCCCCGTTGTTAAGTTGTAAGTGTAAACCTCTCCCGTAGGGAAAAGGAAAAGGTAGGCCCTGTAGGAGTCCCCCTCCTTTAGAACGAGCAGGGCGTCGGTGGGTCCGGAAGGGGTGAAGCAGAAAGAGTTGAACTGCTCACCGGAGACGAGCCTTCCGGGAACAACGAAAGTTTTGGGCTTCAAGGGCAGTTTAAGGCTCTCTCCGCCGAGGCTAAGGGTGCCGTTCAGGAAATCTACGCACACGCTACCGCACTTTCCCAGCAGGCAGATCTGGGAGGAGAGGGAGGAGAGCCTGTTGTCGAAGCTCTCCCGGGATGAAAGCGATAGGTTAAACAGGGCGGGAAGCGAAACCGTCAGGAGCAGGGAGAGGATAACGAGAACTATCAGAAGTTCAAGCAGGGTAAAGCCTCTCATTTGGTATCTATCTCCACCCTGCCGGAAGTGACAACCACTTTACCGTCTACACACAGGTGGCCCACCGGACACTCACCCCTCTTGGGCCTTTCGCCGTTTTTCCTGTAGTGGCAGCCGTACTTACTCAAAAGCCAAAGGGGGCGGAACATCTCTATCGGGGCTATGCCGGTTCCTTTTAGCCCCTCTTCCCACACCTTTACAACCCTTCTCTTTATGGTCTCGTTGAGCCCCTTGGCAGAGTACTTACCCGTTATGCAGCCCGTTGTGAACGTTGCCCGGGCCACGTGAACGTCAACGGGAATCGGGAGCTTCTCAACGTTCTTAAAGGGCAGGTTAAACTTATCCCTCAGGGAGCGAATCCAGTGGGGAAAGAGCTTCTCCCCCGAAAGGCTCGGGAACTCCTCCTTCCGGTTCTTCAGAAAGTCTTTAAACATAAATTCAACGTCGTAACCGTAACTCTCAAAGAGGCTCCTCAGGCTGCCGTTGTGCCTTTCGGCAAGGGAGCTGGCTATAGAGAACCAGATTTGGGGGTCCCTGTTCTTCTTCTTTGCGAGCCCGTGCTTCAAAAGGGCCTCTTTAAGGGCCTCCGCCCCTTTTCTCTTCACCTCTTTGGGGTCGAAAACCCACTTAACCTCCTCGTCGGAGAAGGTCTTTATAGAGGAGCTCCAGAGCTCGGAAGCGTTTCGCATGTAGTCGAGTGCCGTTGTGAACGTGACCAGAAGCAGGGCCTCCTCAAACTCAAGGGAGGGGAGGAGTTCGTTTACGGCGTCGTCGGGGAGCTGGCGCTTGCCGAAAATACCGCCCTTCTCGAAGGCGGACAGAAGCTCCCGGGCAACCTCCCTTGCCCGCTCCGGGTTTAACGTTAGATTAACAGCCATTAATGGCCCCTAAGGGGTTATATGGTGTATTATAATACTCCAATGGTTTAGCTGCTTCGGCCGTTTTCTGGAGGGTGGCTTTGGGACTGTTCGACCTCTTTAAAAAGAAGTCCCCGGAAGAGCTCTTCTTCGAAGCCGTAAAAGCCGGGGACGCAATGGAGACGGTGAAGCTGGGAGAGGAGCTCCTCCGCCAAAGGCCAAACGACCTCTCCATTTTAAACCCCTACATAGACGCCCTCATCAGGCTCGGCAAGAAAGAGGACGCCGTTAAGCTGCTCCTTTCGTTTGCCGAGGAGCGGATAAAAGAGGACTACTACGACGTAGCAATTCCCATCCTGAAGAGAATCCTGAAAATAGACCCGCTGAACCTTAAGGCGATAAAGCTGCTCGCAAACACCTACAAGAAGAAGGAGCTCTTTTACGAAGCCTTCAACACCCTTGTTGAGAGCTACAGGCGGTTTAAAGAGTCGGGGATTCGGGCCGACTCTATAAAGGAGCTGATTGAGGACTTCATAAAGGAGCAGTTCCACCCCCTCTTCTACGAGCGCTACGCCGACCTCCTGATGGAGGAGAAGGATACGGAAAACGCCCTTGTCAACTACGTGCTTGCGGCAAACCTCTACCTGAAGCTGGGGAACTACAAGTCCGCCCTCAGAACGCTGCTGAAGGCCGAGCAGATAAGGAAGAACGAGTCCCTCGACAGGCAGGTGGTTGAAGCCCTTGCCCACATAGACGACCCGAAGCTCATAAAAGACCTCCTTCCCCCGCTGCTCCAGAACTACAAGAACAACGAGGAGTTCTTAAAGTTCGTAGTTTCCGTTTTCTCAGAGGCCGACAGACTTCCGCTGCTGAAACAGATAGTAAAAGAGCTTCAAGCCCCCAAGGTGAAGTACACCCTCCTTGCCCTCATCAACTTCGAGCTGGGTGAGGTGGAAGAGGCCCAGGAGTACCTTGAGAAGCTGAAGCTGGTAGACAGGGACCTCTACGAGAAGATTGCAGCAACGGTCAAGAGCAAGTACCAAGAGGTTCTCGAGGGTATAGAGTTCCCCGAAGAGGTAGAGGAGCTTCCAGAGCCCGAGCAGGTCCTTGAAGTCTTAGAGCAGGTTCTCGACCTGAACGACATAGTATCGGAGTACGTTGAGAAGATAGGCGAGGAGGAGAAGCCCAGCGAAATCAAGCAGGAGATAGAGACCCTCAAAACCTTCGAGAAGGACGGCAGGAAGGCCCTATCTACGGCCGAAGCGCTGCTGGGACTCGGGAAGTTCGACGAGGCCATAGAGGCGGCAAAGGCGGCACTCAACACCGAAAACGCCTTTAAAGCCACCGCCCTCATAGCGGAGGCGATGATAGGTAAAGGTGAGCTTACCGACGCCCTATCGTTCCTGCTCGAGGCGATAAAGAACTCCTCCCTAACCCCCGAGGAGAAGGCCCGCCTCAAAGTCCTCATAGGCGACATCCACAAGATTAAAGGGGAGCTCAACAAGGCCCTCATGTGGTACAGGGAGGCCCAGAAGGTCCTCAACGACCCGGAGGTTCAGGAGAAGATAGAGGAGATTGAGGGCAGTGAACAGGCCGTTTGAAGCCCTCTACGTCCACGTTCCCTTCTGCCGTTCAAAGTGCTTCTACTGCGACTTCTACTCGGAAGCCGGCAGAACAAAGGATGGCTACGTAAAACTCCTCCTTACCGAGCTCTCCCTCCTACAACCGGAGCTTCAGCAGTTCCCCACGGTATACTTCGGCGGAGGAACCCCCTCTCTTATGGAGCCTTCCTTCTTTGAAACCCTTCTGTCGCGGGTGGGGCAGTTCTCGGAAGTCACCGTGGAGTTTAACCCGGAAGATGCAACGCCCCAAAAGCTCAGGGCCTTAAGGGAGCTGGGGGTGAACAGGGTCAGCATAGGAGTTCAGAGCCTCTCAGACACAACTCTTAAAGCCTTAAGGCGAAGGCACACCGCCCGGCAGGGGTTAAAGGCCGTAGAAGAGGCCCTAAAAGTTTTCAACAACGTGAGCGTAGACCTCATCTACGGCGTTCCCGGCCAGCGGCCGGAAGAGTTTCTAAGAGAGCTGGAGACCTTGCTTTCCCTCCCGGTGAAGCACGTATCCCTGTACGCCCTCACCCCCTACAGCGAAACTCAGCTGGGGAGACTGGTGGAGCTGGGGAAGGTGGAGCTGCCGCCGGAGGAGCAGGTTGAGGAGTGCTACCGCCTTGGGGCGAAGCTCTTAGAGGAGAAAGGCTTAAAACGCTACGAGATATCGAACTTTGCGCTGGAGGGCTTCCGGTGTAAGCACAACCTCCACTACTGGAGGCTGAACAACTACTTGGGAATAGGCCCTTCGGCGGCCTCCTTCAGCGATAGCAGGTACAGGAGGAACGTTTCAAGCCTTGAAAGCTACGAAAGGAAGCTTGCGGCCGGGGAGCTTCCAACGGCAGAGGAGGTAAAGTTCTCACCAGATGAGCTCAAAGAGGTGAAGCTCTCCTTCGGCCTGAGGCTGACCGAAGGGGTAGAGCTTGAAGCTCTGGGCCTGAAGGAGTGGTTCCAGGAGCTTCTGGCCGCCGACGAGGCAATCGGCGCAATGGTAGAGGAGGGGCTACTGGAGTTCAGTGGCGGCCGGCTCAGGCTGGGGGAAAAGGGCGTTCTGACCTCCAACGCCGTAATAGCAACGCTCCTTTCCAAACTGCCTAAGAGCACTCCTTAGACCTACTGCTCAGCTTCCTGCACACCTCGTCGAACTTCTCCCTCTCAAGGTTTTTAACCTCGCCCTTCACAAGGCCGTCGGCCCACTGCTCGTTCCACTTGTCTATCCAGCAGTGGAGGTCAACCGTTTCGAGGCCGAGCTTCCTGGCTATCTCCTTAGGGTCTGAGTCGCTCTCACCGTAGATGAGAATCGACATAAGCTTCCTCATAAGGTCGGCCTCGGGGCTGTGCTTTGCCAGCCTCTCGATGGTGTCGAGCAGAACGCTCCTGAAGTAAACATCCTTACGCTTCATCTCTCCCTCCTCAAGCTGTAAATAAACTTAAAATTTCATCATATTTTAGTAATAAACTTTTCTGAAAGAAATTTATCCTAAACCGGCTTTAAAAGGACAGTTTACGGGCCGAAAACCGCTTAAACTGAAAAGAAAGGAGGCAGCGATGAAGTTCGACCCGGAAAAGGCAAAAAAGGCCCTTGAAGAGGGGATAAAGAAGGCGAAGCTCTCGGACGTTAAAGAGGCGGTAGAGAAGCAGGAAGAGATAGTAGAGAAGTTCAAGTTCTTCCTGAGCGAGTACCTTACAGACGCAAAGGAGATGCTCCTAATGCTCAAAGACTACCTTTCGGGGGAGTACACAGAGGTTCCCTGGTTCACCGTTGCGGCCATAACTGTTGCCCTCCTCTACGTTTTGAACCCGATGGACCTGATACCCGACTTCATTCCGGTTATAGGCCAGATAGACGACGCAATGGTGATGGGACTGTGCCTTCAGATGGTAAGGAAAGACCTGGAGAAGTACCGGGAGTGGAGGAGGAAGAGGGATGAGAAGGATAACCGGCCACATAACGAAGGCGGTAGTGCTTAAAACGGGAGTAGTTAAGCTCCCGACCTTCGGCTACTGCCCCAAGTGCGGTGCGGCCCTTAAACTCGTAGAGGGCCCCTTTGGAAAGTTTACGGCGTGCAGCAACCCCGCCTGTCCCTTTGTAAAGAGGGTGAAGGGGGAGGAGGATTAGGAAACCTGCCCCTTACCTCCGAAACGCTCGGCGGCCTTCTTAAGGAACTCCTGGGCAAAGGGGGCAAACTCCCAGGAGGCCCTCAGAAAACAGACGGCGTAAGGGTAAAGGGGGGATAGGAAGAGGTAAAGAAACAGAAACGGCAGCCACACGGCCGCTCCCTTAAAGTAAAGGGAGTGGGTCCAAAAGCCGTCCCAAAGGTGGGTAAAAACAGACCAAAGGAGCAAAGACAGAAGAGCGGCAAGCGCGAAAAAGGGTCTCTTTAAGCGGTCTGAGAAGAAAACCGCTCCGAGCAGGACAAGGAGTAGAACCTCCGACCATACCGGTGAAAAGGAGCGGTAGACAAAAAGCGACGCAGCGGTAGCCCCGGGAAAGGTAAAAAGGAGCTTCCCAAATAGAACCGAGTTCCCTTCTCCCCTCGCACTCTCCTTACAGGAGCTAAAGCCCGACCAAAGACTATTGAGTAGAAAGTCCTCAAGGTAGGTAACCTTTTCGGGCCGGTTGTTGAGCCCTTCAACGAAACGGCGTGTGTAGTCGGCCCAAGGTATCTCCGATAGGTTAAAGCCCATAAAGTGCTCAAGGAGGAGAGAGCCGAAGAGAAGCTCCGAGAGCCTCCCCCTATACCTCTCTACCAGAGCCTGAGCGGCTTTTTCCTTCTCCTTTATAGAGCCGATTTCCTGGGCCACAAACTCGTCAATCCTGCTCATCTTCAACCCCGAAAACGGCGTTCCTCCTGAGGGCCTCGTAAAGGGGCGAGCCCGGCGGCAACTCCATAGAGAGCACCTTCTCTTTAACTCTCTCGATGCCCTGCAGGAGCCCGAGCTTCAGCGAGTCAACGTTACCGGCAACAACAACGCCCCTTTTAACGTCTTCGTAAACCTCCTTCAGGAATAGCGCCACAGCCTCGATGTAGTAGCTCTTCAGAAGGAGCAGCAGCGTAGTCTCACCGGTGTTTACGGCCCTCTCCCTCAGAGACGGGTCTTCAAACTCGGGGAAGGTCGAGAGGGTCTTCAACAGGGAGTCAATCTGCTCCCTTATGTAGGGAAGGTGCTCCCTCTCCACCTCCTCAACGGCCTTCAGCTTCTCCTCAACGAGGGCAAGGCGCGAGGCGTGGAGCTGCTCCAGGCTGGAGAAGAACCTGTTAAACCACTGCCTCTTCTTCCACCAGGCCACTCCCCCCATAATCACCGACTTTACGAGCTTCACCCCTCCCGACAGGAGCCTACCCTCC is a window of Thermovibrio ammonificans HB-1 DNA encoding:
- a CDS encoding S1 RNA-binding domain-containing protein, whose amino-acid sequence is MEGEFAKLLEESFKKLNQEVITGTVVKVTDREVFVDFGWKSEGVVPVKELGYKPKVGDKIDVCVVEPETEEGYALLSVNCARSIKEWERIANEIEERGVVRGVIKQKVRGGYKVRLKEGITVFLPMSQVDIMPVVHPDQWLDREIEAKVLSVDRKRRSVVISRRKLLEEERAKKRKETLKRLKEGEIVEGTVKNIVDFGIFVDVDGVDGLVHKSDISWSGLKTPFDVAQIGDKIKVKIKKIERDKERLVLSLKETRPDPWERIEELFSPGQVVEGEVVKEDRKGVWVYLPNDVAGFLPAGAVPKGVKLKYKHRYKFVVDRIDRDKRRVILKWQEEERRK
- the ispH gene encoding 4-hydroxy-3-methylbut-2-enyl diphosphate reductase, whose amino-acid sequence is MEIKVAKSAGFCWGVKRAVNMAVEALEKDGRAYCLGELIHNRREIERLRKLGMDFIEDMDAVKKGDTVVIRSHGVAPSVIEFLKGRGARVVDATCPFVKDVHEKAMKLEREGYPVLILGNPKHPEVIGIAGHLKEPIIASTVEEVEALPKMPRLGVVCQTTLNLNFFKEAISLLALKVKELKVYNTICSATSIRQRETRKLAGQVDVMLIIGGKNSSNTTKLYQISKSVNPRSYHVESKDEIDPAWFEGAKSVGITAGASTPAWVIDEVVQFVKDLGKGGVLSGRGVCQTAGGEL
- a CDS encoding lysophospholipid acyltransferase family protein, yielding MEALTSRYPWVKRKTAYWVWLNTVARAIAGLCRLRVYGRENVPAEGPVLLVANHRSYLDPPLVAYAVKKRPVFFMAKSELFTTPVLSTLIKHWGNAFPVKRGRADLTALKTALEVLEKGELVCIFPEGQRAPAGRFVRPKWGAGMVALKARVPIVPCLIEGSEKLIGKEGLVTGWPKVTIRFGRPFTIDLEDSKENYQRAANLMMERIKELQNGDKSS
- a CDS encoding outer membrane beta-barrel protein, giving the protein MVKRALGILATVICLSQPSFAGVSAQGALSYGFFNRVSAGSGARLSSALLELKGGTGPAFNVAVGSLLLPTVAGDPLKNGANFATNGGGSRFGLLWGYLKIPAPGGFELSVGELTTNVGAELPATYSNPNVQFGLLWRAQPFIYKGVRLSKEEGRLNLYTEYDWGKGLGSSDSRAFGAGVGFNLSRGELGLNYFSVNGYKRMLDAVYTLPLSGGFSVTLNADYQWLVDSPSKRGEGVALYLTASGGAFSLPVRFEVVNEEAGSNIYGLSGGRAVSVTVTPTFKLNGWSEIRLEVSEVSASRPAFNGKSEVTSVAVEFTACF
- a CDS encoding ammonium transporter, with the protein product MKRLVFALALAALPSAAYASGSKLDSGDTAWMLVATALVMLMTPAGLALFYGGMARSKNILNTIAMSFLAYCVVSLVWVGWGYTLAFGPDFHGIIGKLTKLFLSGVSPSSLSGTIPEYLFVAFQGTFAAITVALASGAVIERLKFSTWLVFSVLWATVVYAPVAHWVWGGGFLAHDGALDFAGGTVVHINAGIAGLVMALMLGKRRGYGRSAFFPSSVVLTALGAALLWFGWFGFNAGSALAANGSAAVAMLVTNTAAAAAAISWLLVEWLFLKKPTVLGAASGAVAGLVAITPAAGYVGIGGALAIGLVAGALGWFGVFVLKKKLGYDDSLDAFGVHGINGIWGAIATGIFASKVIGGTPGVLEGNLPLLWTQVKAVLVTVIYSAVMTAAVFAVSSLITGGARVTEEEEIQGLDSAVHGERGFNL
- the rsmH gene encoding 16S rRNA (cytosine(1402)-N(4))-methyltransferase RsmH, giving the protein MEEIYHPPVLLKESLKVLKAEEGGVFVDATLGGGGHTEAILKAHPENRVIAIDRDEEAIERAMERLKPYGDRVSIYHANFSQIDRVLQMEGVERVKGVLFDLGVSHFHLRGERGFTVWKEQPLDMRMDRSQKLTAKEVVNELSERELARIIFRYGEEKFARKIASEIVKRRKRKPIETTTELASIVEEVIPKKLWAGRKKHPAVKTFQAIRIYVNREFEEIETGIPKAAEFVEPGGRLAVITFHSLEDRLVKNILRNLEGFTPVTKKPIVPTEEEVVENPAARSAKLRAAERVRP
- the argF gene encoding ornithine carbamoyltransferase — protein: MKDFISMLDADRLFIENIISLSAFLKEKQKKGELYRPLEGFTAALIFEKPSTRTRVSFEVGVYQLGGHGVYMDTQGSQLGRGEPIKDTARVLSRYVDLIVIRTFGQERVEELARYASVPVINALTDQEHPCQVLADLFTIWEYKGELKGLKVAYLGDGNNMCNSWLVGAAYMGMRFYAATPKGYEPLEKYVKAAKEIAKSTGAEIVVTNDPEEAVKDADVIYTDVWASMGQEAEAEERRRIFTPYQVNGELVKLAKPDFLFMHCLPAHRGEEVTDEVIEGERSVVWDQAENRLHTQKALILKLVRRVRP